Proteins co-encoded in one Cytophaga hutchinsonii ATCC 33406 genomic window:
- a CDS encoding D-2-hydroxyacid dehydrogenase, whose protein sequence is MNIVFLDALTMGDMPELERFNGFGVYTQYAETAPDERLERCLEADIIITNKVKIDAALLELLPNLKLICVAATGTNNIDLEKAAALNIPVKNVKGYSTNSVAQLTFGFIIELYNRISFYDTYVKEEMYSSQQLFTHIGPGLEEIAGKTIGIIGMGDIGKAVAKIAAAFNMQVQYYSTSGKNTDAGYPSVSLEVLLKTSDVVSIHAPFNPQTSQLIGAKQLAMMKSDAVLINVGRGGIVVEADLVRALEEKKIYAAALDVFEQEPLPLHSPLLQLQDHGQLILTPHIAWASKQARLTLLQGIEHNIKQFIS, encoded by the coding sequence ATGAATATCGTTTTCTTAGACGCTTTAACAATGGGGGACATGCCTGAGCTGGAACGTTTCAACGGGTTTGGAGTCTATACACAATATGCTGAAACGGCTCCGGATGAAAGACTGGAACGTTGCTTAGAGGCAGACATCATCATTACAAACAAAGTAAAGATCGATGCTGCATTACTGGAGCTTCTTCCAAATCTTAAACTGATCTGTGTGGCTGCAACCGGAACAAATAATATTGATCTGGAGAAAGCAGCGGCATTGAATATTCCGGTGAAGAATGTTAAAGGCTATTCAACCAACAGTGTGGCGCAGCTTACTTTCGGTTTCATCATTGAATTGTATAATCGTATTTCTTTTTACGATACGTATGTAAAAGAAGAAATGTATTCTTCTCAACAACTCTTTACGCATATCGGTCCGGGTTTGGAAGAAATTGCTGGTAAAACAATCGGAATTATCGGAATGGGAGATATTGGTAAAGCGGTGGCAAAAATTGCAGCAGCATTTAATATGCAGGTGCAGTATTATTCCACCAGCGGAAAAAATACAGATGCAGGTTATCCCTCTGTTTCCTTAGAGGTACTTTTAAAGACTTCTGACGTAGTTAGCATTCATGCGCCATTCAATCCGCAGACAAGCCAGTTAATCGGCGCTAAACAGCTTGCAATGATGAAATCAGATGCGGTATTGATTAATGTTGGAAGAGGAGGGATTGTAGTAGAAGCAGATTTGGTTCGGGCATTAGAAGAAAAAAAGATTTATGCTGCAGCGCTGGATGTATTTGAACAGGAGCCGTTACCGCTTCATTCACCCTTATTGCAGCTGCAGGATCATGGTCAGTTGATCTTAACACCACACATTGCCTGGGCGAGTAAGCAGGCACGTCTTACCTTATTACAAGGCATTGAGCATAACATCAAACAATTTATTTCATAA
- a CDS encoding RecQ family ATP-dependent DNA helicase, which yields MSASIHEILKTYWGHSNFRPLQEDIINSILGGNDTVALLPTGGGKSICYQVPALARDGLVLVISPLIALMKDQVEQLRRRGIIATAIHSGLRKTEIDIALDNCIYGNIKLLYVSPERLKSDLFKERVEKMKIICIAIDEAHCISEWGHDFRPAYREIASIRTLLPEVPVIALTATANEMVLNDIMDQLALQNPQIFTQSFTRKNLSYSCLYEENKEKRLVSMLQKIPGVCIVYANTRARVVRIAEFLNRQGIPTEFYHGGLDHKQRSIKQDAFMKNTVRVMVATNAFGMGVDKPDVRLVVHMDVPDSLEGYFQEAGRAGRDGNKAFAVLLHTKKDEEELLAKIPVAHPSPEVIRRMYQSLANYYQLAVGSGYMESYPFDLDEFCKKYNHNKLEAFYSLKRMEQHGIIQLSEAFYNPPKLKVIVDHEHLYDARLKMPKYDEFIKQLLRIFGGEVYTAYREFSFSTLAKSTLTPESEIVSKIKFLVQSGIIDFIDASDVPQLTFLLPRQDAPKLQLDLQWLEDRKDHDQESAENMIGFLHTQGCRAQYVLEYFGEYNAAPCGICDRCISKARNKEYYDHTAMVVQQTLQTKNIPIEELEKEFAGLDKNIVLDIIRTLMDTSKVKIDDTGRYLWVKK from the coding sequence ATGAGTGCTTCTATACATGAAATTCTCAAAACCTATTGGGGCCATTCAAACTTTCGTCCGCTTCAGGAGGATATCATAAATTCTATTTTAGGAGGCAATGACACCGTTGCGCTTTTACCAACGGGCGGAGGCAAATCTATTTGCTATCAGGTGCCCGCCCTGGCAAGAGATGGATTGGTATTGGTTATCAGTCCGCTCATTGCATTAATGAAAGACCAGGTAGAACAGTTGCGCCGTAGAGGCATTATTGCTACAGCAATCCATTCAGGCCTGCGCAAAACAGAAATCGATATTGCACTTGATAATTGTATTTATGGAAATATAAAATTGCTGTACGTTTCTCCTGAACGGTTAAAATCTGATCTGTTTAAAGAGCGTGTAGAGAAGATGAAGATCATTTGTATTGCTATCGATGAAGCGCATTGTATCTCCGAATGGGGCCATGATTTCAGACCTGCTTACAGGGAGATCGCATCAATCCGTACGCTGCTTCCTGAAGTGCCTGTGATTGCACTTACTGCTACGGCCAATGAAATGGTGCTGAATGATATCATGGATCAACTGGCGCTCCAGAATCCGCAGATATTTACACAAAGTTTTACCCGTAAAAATTTATCGTACTCGTGCTTGTACGAAGAGAATAAAGAGAAACGACTTGTGTCGATGCTGCAAAAGATTCCCGGCGTATGTATCGTATATGCCAATACCCGCGCACGTGTGGTAAGGATTGCGGAGTTTCTGAATCGGCAGGGCATTCCAACAGAATTCTATCACGGCGGACTTGATCATAAGCAACGCAGCATTAAGCAGGACGCATTTATGAAAAATACCGTACGTGTAATGGTTGCTACCAATGCATTCGGTATGGGCGTTGACAAGCCCGATGTGCGACTGGTTGTGCATATGGATGTACCCGATTCACTGGAAGGTTATTTTCAGGAAGCCGGCAGGGCAGGACGTGACGGTAATAAAGCCTTTGCTGTTTTGCTGCATACAAAGAAAGACGAAGAGGAATTGCTGGCTAAAATTCCCGTGGCACACCCATCTCCCGAAGTGATCCGGAGAATGTATCAATCGCTGGCAAACTATTATCAACTGGCAGTAGGCAGTGGGTATATGGAAAGTTATCCGTTCGATTTAGACGAATTCTGCAAAAAATATAATCACAATAAATTAGAGGCATTCTATTCCTTAAAGCGGATGGAGCAGCATGGGATTATCCAGCTCAGTGAAGCATTCTACAATCCACCCAAATTAAAGGTAATTGTAGATCATGAGCATCTGTATGATGCCCGTTTGAAAATGCCTAAGTATGATGAATTTATTAAGCAGTTATTGCGGATCTTTGGAGGTGAAGTATATACAGCATACCGCGAGTTCTCTTTTTCAACCTTGGCAAAATCAACCTTAACACCTGAATCTGAAATTGTAAGTAAAATAAAATTTCTGGTGCAGAGCGGTATCATTGATTTTATTGATGCCAGTGATGTTCCGCAGCTTACGTTTTTATTGCCTCGGCAGGATGCACCAAAATTACAATTAGATCTGCAATGGCTGGAAGACCGTAAAGACCACGATCAGGAAAGCGCAGAAAACATGATCGGCTTTCTGCATACACAAGGCTGCCGGGCGCAATATGTACTGGAATATTTCGGTGAATACAATGCAGCACCTTGTGGTATCTGCGACCGCTGTATCAGTAAGGCACGTAACAAAGAATATTATGACCATACTGCAATGGTAGTGCAGCAAACACTGCAAACGAAAAACATTCCGATCGAAGAACTTGAAAAAGAGTTTGCTGGCTTAGATAAAAATATTGTGCTTGACATTATCCGTACGTTGATGGATACTTCTAAAGTTAAGATCGATGATACAGGTAGGTATTTGTGGGTGAAAAAGTAA
- a CDS encoding ABC transporter ATP-binding protein, with protein MQEILKAGDIFKTYGTVDVLKGIDFSVQQGEVVSIVGASGAGKSTLLHILGSLDRPDTGWVKIKDEEISAMNDKTLSAFRNQHIGFIFQFHNLLPEFTAVENVLLPAMIGKRNLKEAENRAKDLLRFLGLDHRFTHYPNQLSGGEQQRVAVARSLINDPLIVFADEPSGNLDTHNAEELHQLFFDLRKTYNQTFVIVTHNEKLADLSDRKVVMQDGVII; from the coding sequence ATGCAAGAAATTCTGAAGGCGGGAGATATATTTAAAACCTATGGAACGGTAGATGTGTTAAAAGGCATTGATTTTTCTGTTCAGCAAGGTGAAGTTGTATCCATCGTCGGGGCTTCCGGAGCCGGCAAAAGCACACTTCTTCATATTCTGGGAAGTCTGGATCGTCCGGATACAGGATGGGTGAAGATCAAGGATGAAGAAATTTCTGCTATGAATGATAAAACGTTATCTGCTTTCCGTAATCAGCATATCGGTTTCATCTTCCAGTTTCATAATTTATTGCCCGAGTTTACAGCGGTAGAAAATGTATTGCTGCCTGCTATGATTGGCAAGCGCAATCTCAAAGAAGCTGAAAACCGTGCGAAAGATTTGTTACGTTTTCTGGGTTTGGATCATCGTTTTACACATTACCCAAATCAATTATCCGGCGGCGAACAGCAACGTGTAGCTGTAGCCAGGTCATTGATCAATGATCCGCTGATTGTATTTGCCGATGAACCAAGCGGTAATTTAGATACACACAATGCAGAAGAATTACATCAGTTATTTTTTGATCTGCGTAAAACATATAATCAAACATTTGTGATCGTAACACACAATGAAAAACTTGCCGATTTATCAGACCGTAAAGTGGTCATGCAGGACGGCGTAATCATTTAA